The window CAAGACACTCTCTACGCCCATTCCCTCCGTCAATTCTACAACTCCTGTCGAATTTTAGGCAATGTGGACTTCATTTTTGGCAACTCAGCCTCCTTCTTTCTAAACTGTCATATCTTAGTTCGTCCTCACCCACTCAATCCTCAACTGGGAGATGAGAATCCAATCACTGCACATGGGAGGACAGACCCAGCGCAGTCGACTGGGTTTGTGTTCCAAAACTGCTTGTTAAATGGCACTGAGGAGTTCATGGCATTGTACTATGCCAATCCTCAGAGGCATAGGACCTTCTTGGGGCGGCCTTGGAAAGAGTATTCGAGAACGGTTTTTATACATTGTGAACTTGAAGCTCTTGTTTCGTCATCGGGATGGATGCCATGGAGTGGGGATATTGGATTGAATACATTATATTATGGGGAGTTTGAGAATTTTGGAACTGGTTCAAATTCGTCAAAACGAGTTGCATGGAGTAATCAAATCCCTGCAGAGCATGCTTTTAGTTACTCTATACAAAATTTCATCCAAGGAAACGAGTGGATTCCTTCCTCTtaaatggaaaaagaagaaaactagGATTAGCATTTCAACTTTTGTTACTATACTTTACATAATTTTATGATTAAATAACAAGAAAACACTTTGTTTCTACTATTTTTCTACTTTGGGAAGTCTATTTTTTTCAACTCTACAGTTCAAATGAAAATTTACTAATCTGAACCTATTAACTCTTACCACATAAAAACATGATAGAAGGAGCAAATTTATAGTTGAAGTAAACTGATTATTTGGATGCATGATTGTAATCTGCAAAGCGTAGTCAAGAAGGTAGGAGAGAATTTGTTGAGCCTGAGAGAGGTTTGCAGCTGTCTTTCCATCATTTGGTCCAATTTTTTAGTCATCTCATGTTGTGTCATGTCCTTAGAAGACACTTGGTATGTTATATGCTTGACAACAAATCCAAAGGTGTTGaaacaaaatattatttaatatctCACTTTAGTTTGGTTTTGTTTGTCCCACTAAGTTGACTTAATAAGCCTCAAGTTGAAGTTCATACCTTTGTATTTGAAGTGCccattattattttgtaaaaagtgAATAAAAAAGTTTGAATTACTCAATATATGTATAATTTCGATTGGGTTGAAATTGGGTGGTTTACATCAATTTAAAATATAGAAGAGCTATGCGAACGAGAatgatatttttataataaagtTTGAATTGTATTTGTAGTGTATAAAATATTACGATAATGGAAAtgtttcatttttattatttagatttttacGGCTATTATAACTTTGAGACTTCAATTTTAACCATTACTACAACACTTTGGAAGTAATTTTTACTATCAGTCCCTAGCTTGATTGATTTTAAAATGTGATTTTGATAATAtctattcttttcaaaattaaaaattaaaagaaactaaagtttatgtttttattcaatttctaaatacatccacaattcaaatattaaatgcataattaagtttataatattttataagaAAGATCATGTTTTAAATTAgaaagttatattttttttcctttccaaagGTAATGTCTTAATTAGaaagttggtttttttttctttttcaaaggTAATTAATTAGAAAGTTCTTTGGTCTTTGAAAGGTccttaaagcttccataaaagaaAGCTATAATATCAATTTATTAATTTTCCCTAAAAGAAACTAATTAAAATTCTTTCAATTTCATATCATACAAAAACATTATTGAAAGCCTAggatacatttatttattttttttccgtttataatgatatttaaaacgaaaatttattgaaatattaaatttacatCCATTTTTAAGTTAAAAGTTACTTTAAAAACACTTCTATAAATTTATACATATCATTTATTGGTTATTTTGAAAGAGGCTTTTGCAATAATAgctaaaaaaatttatgaaaatggAGTCCATGTCATTACGTATTTTAAATTGTACAtatagcaaatttaaaagtgaaTAACTCTCTAATAACCCTCCGATAATTCTTTGATAGCTCTTTGATAATTTTCGGATAGTCCTCCGATAACTGATAGCCATCAtattttttctctaatttttttttttttttgtatcttATGCAATTTCCCATTTTGAAATTAGTTTcgtcaatttttcttttttctatatttgaaaaaatgggagaaaaaaatACTTACAAAATCCTTACAATTACTTTTgtaatgatttttttatttttagttttattaattTAGAAAGTCCACCGCATGAGGGGATTTCTTTCCATGTTTTCTTTATGACATTcgttaaagaaaaagaaaaaacgcTCGGAAAAGTACAATTCCTCCGCCATAGACTGCCGCGGTCACCACTCCAACCGTCTCAACAACCACCCGTgacatttgttttttctttccccGTGACTCCCTTTCTCCATTTTTGGccattatcatcatcatcatcatcatcatcatcatcatctccattcatctctctctctctctctctccacaTTCTCCATTATAAATATTcccatttccatttccatttccatttccatGGTGTTCCCCAGAAAACCCACTTTCCCAATCTCCAAATCCACTCTCCTTTTCCTCTCCATGGCTTCCCTCTCCTTTCTctctttcctctctctcttcttcttcttcttctccctctctctctcttcctccTCCTCCGCCGTCCGCCACCACCACTCCCACTCCCACCTCCCATCGCATTTTACCAACAACCCCTCCGACCAGATCCTTCACGCCTGCAAATCCACCCGTTTCCCCGATCAATGCGGATCTTCCCTCTCTCACTCCTCCCTCCCCCCCAATCCCTCCCCTCTCCAAATCCTTCAATCCGCCATCGCTTTATCCTCCGACGGTCTAACCACTGCCCAATCCTTGGTTAAACAGATCCTCGATTCCTCCGCCACGAATCTCAATCGTACCACCGCCGCCAAGAATTGCCTCGAGGTCCTACGAAATTCCGATTACCGAATCTCCCTCACCAATGACGCTCTCCTCCGCGGTCGAACCAAAGACGCCCGCGCCTGGCTCAGCGCGTCTCTGCTTTACCATTACGATTGCTGGTCAGCGCTGAAATACGCGAACGACACTCAGTTGGTCGATAAAACCATGGCGTTTCTTGATTCTTTAATCGGTCTCTCCAGTAATGCGCTTAGTATGTTGGTGGCTTACGATATTTACGGGAATGATACGGCAGCGTGGACCCCGCCGAGGACGGAGCGGGATGGGTTTTGGGAAGGCGGCGGAGGTGGATCTGGGTTGGGGTTTAGCGGTGGGTTTCCGGCAAAGGTGACGGCAGATGCGACGGTGTGTAAGGATGGTAGTGGGGGTTGTTATGGAAGTATTCAGAAAGCGGTGGATGCGGCGCCGGAGAACGCGGCGGCGCGTAGGTTTGTGATTCATATTAAAGAAGGTGTTTATGAGGAAATTGTGAGGGTTCCGTTAGAGAAGAAGAATGTTGTGTTTTTAGGAGATGGGATGGGCAAAACGGTCATTACTGGCTCCTTGAACGCGGGCCAGCCTGGGATTTCAACTTACAATACTGCCACCCTTGGTCagtttcttttcttcttaaTCACAAGTTAGCCTTTAGATATTTTTTGGATTTGTTTAAAGATTGTGAAAAATGTTGGCAATTTAGTATAAAGTTGAATGTTAATATGTGCAGGAGTACTTGGTGATGGATTCATGGCTAGTGGTCTCACCATTCAAAACACAGCAGGGCCTGATGCCCATCAAGCTGTGGCCTTTAGATCAGACAGTGATCTCTCTGTAATTCAAGATTGTGAGTTTATAGGCAACCAAGATACTCTCTATGCTCATTCCCTTCGCCAATTCTACAAATCTTGTAAGATTCAAGGCAATGTAGACTTCATCTTTGGAAACTCAGCTTCCATCTTCCAAGATTGCGAGATCCTAATCCGCCCTCGACAACTCAAGCCCGAGAAAGGGGAAAACAACGCCATAACTGCACATGGCAGGACCGACCCTGCTCAATCCACAGGCTTTGTATTCCAAAACTGCCTCATAAATGGCACTCAAGAGTATATGTCATTGTACTACAGCAAGCCTAAGGTACATAAGAACTTCTTGGGGAGGCCGTGGAAGGAGTACTCGAGGACGGTTTTTATACATTGTAATCTGGAGGCACTTGTGTCCCCGTCGGGGTGGATGCCGTGGAGTGGGGATTTTGCTTTGAAGACTCTGTTCTATGGAGAGTTTGAGAACTCCGGTGTGGGGTCGAAGACGTCGGAGAGAGTCGGGTGGAGTAGTCAGATTCCGGCACAACATGTTTTTAGTTACTCTGTTCAGAATTTCATTCAAGGAGATGAATGGATTCCTTCATCTGAATCATCTAATGATCAAAAAATGTTGAACAAGAAAAGTAAAGATGTAAAATTAGATTAGACCTACAAATCTTTTTGTAATTACAAATTTCTCTACATGAAAGAAAACTATAAAATTATTAGTCTACAAAAAAGAAAGACTACCAAATAATCCACCTCTCGTCTCTTTCTAATTTCCAAATTTGGATGTATTTCTTCACATCACGGTTTCCTCAATGATTTTGATTGAAAATAAATATGCATAAACTTAATCAAAGTCtccatttttctaaaaagaagAGAAACTGAAGGAAGTCGATGGAAGATCAAGTTAGTAGGATTTTTAATATCTTCAACAATTTAACAAAAAGCTTTTCATTATCTTCCTATTTTTCATACCATTTCAAGCTCATCATCCTCACATTTCAGTTGTTTCATTTCTTTATATATAGCATTATGAATATCATTTTCTTGTGATATTTGCTGTGTATACATTGACTAATGCATTCTTTATGCTATGTGTTTTGTATATGATTCATTAGTGAATGCTTATAATAATATAGTATCGATCACAAAGTGTTAAAAAGGTTTACAAAAGAAGtcaaaatttggtatagaaattttgaattttggatAATTTGGATAACTAACCGTTGTATTTTTGTTAGGTCAGTGTTTAGTTGAGGGGCCAAAATGGTTGTATATATAAATTGTCAATGTTTTAGGTTTCTAATTTGAAGCCTATATggtagtttttctttttcttttgtgtaaAAGATTCAATGGGTTGCTAAAATTATTTAGTAAGGATATGTTAAGTTGTCATGTCATGAACTTATTACTTCATTAACATATTTTTGGTTTGTAAGAAGCAATAAATGTGTATCAAGTCATGTAGAATCTTACAAAAATAGAGAATGAATTGAAAGTATGAAAGGCTACATATTTAATTAGCCATTTATTGTAGATCCATATATAAatcaactttctttttttccatttctttaaGCAGATCTCCCAACTCAACACaatttaatattttcatgatATGGTTATTATGAATAAATAAAGAACATGATATTGCTTGAGAATGGGGAGTGGGGGAAAAAGATGATGATAATGTGTAGACCCATTAGACAAAGCactatcaaaagaaaatgacACTAACAAATGCTTATCACCACATGAAGTGCTCATGATATCCATTTGTGTTTTGATGACTTGTAGTTGTTTATTGCCCATACTCTCCTAGAATACatcttttaatctttttttttttctttttttaatttcacaCCCTACATAAAAACTTTGTATATATTTTCAACAATAATGCTCatgacaaagaaaaaaagagttaaaaagTAACACATTTTGGAGAGATTTGGGTGTAATTATTAAGTTTAGGTTGGAGGGTTAACTAGTTTGATGGGTTAAATAATCTTTGTTGATGATTACTTACTCGAAGCATGTTAGGGGTGGTAATTAAAAAAGGTATAAATTCATTATTGTCATTTTTAGATTCATTATAACACATGATTTTAATGTTTCAAAATCAAATCTCGTAGGAGCTTGAAATGAAATTGCATTTAAAAGTGTAAAATTTGCaaacaaatttgatttttttgaaattgtaaAAACTACTTTGAAAGACGTTGAGTTGAGATTGAATATATGAATGTAACAATTTTTCTTAATATGAGATAAACCCTAGATAGCTTGAACTTGAAATTTGTACTTTCTTGAATACGTTAGATTTTACCAAATTTTGGtttagaattaaaataaaatgctAATACATAGTCTTTGTGGAATTTGATATGGGATAAAAATTTGATTATGTTcacattcattttttattcaaattgaatcaagtttgaaacttatctaaGTTCTTCAAAGCCTTAAATTATACATGTTTGAAGGTTTCCATTGGATTTCTGTAAGTGTAAATCGAAGCTAGCTAACTTTGTAGCTAGCAGTAGTTTGGTGATAAAATACGAGTGTTGTTGCATTTAACTGGAGAGTGAGATTCGTAGCTTAGTAGGTAAAATGAGCTTTTCAAGCGCATCATGGGAAGTTAATAATCAGTGTCGTAGCTTTGTCAAAAAGTGAGGATCTGGCAATATAAATTTAATGGCACCTAAAGAATCTAGACTCCAAAAAGATGAAGTGCGCCACGTCTCACTTGATTTGATTGTTTGGCCCaactttttattcattttatatCTTGTAGAGGCACATGAGTGGTTCCTAAAAACATAAATTTGTTTGCTCATAAGAGAAGATGGATTTAGCTCTTGTAATCAGGTGGGTTGGTAGGTCTGAAAGAGAGAAcatttgaaagagaaaaaactACTTCGTCACACCGAAGAAGAGATTCCACATCTGAGTGAATATCCAAAGCTACAACATCAAGAGATAATTTTTTACCATATTAGTAACGTCTAATCTTCCTTCCTCGTTTATTCATTTATCTTCAAAGCTTGCTCTATCATAACTATGTTATGCTATATAAGTTTTTAGTGTATAAGGTTTGACTTGAATCCTTATATCAGTATTATTCGAATGCTCTTGGTggaactttattttgtatctcCTTACAGTTAAAGAACTAATATAATCACTTAGAAGTAGAGAGAGcgaaataaacttattaaattAGCACATAAAACCTCCGAAttgaacaaatttcaaaatatttatatgaaaTGATATTCTACCATATTTTAACCTAAAATAACATGGGTCTCCATACaataatgttttttttgttACAAAAAGGATTccaaacataaattaaaattgaataatatGGATATATAAGAGAATACTGAGAAAACCTTCTGTTGTCTCTCTTTCATCCCATTGTTTTTTTGGGccatttgtttttgtttgaatGAGTGCCTCTTGTTTTAGTATTACCATCTTCATCAAATCACATCTTATCAATAAttaaactttatatatatataaattatctATATGTTGTTCTCTCCAATGAAAAATAAAAGCTTTTCTTTGAAGTTTATTTCAATATATCATATCCTTTTTAACAATAATTGTTCTATTctaaatatatacatatttaacaattttaatttgtcattattatttttaattatatttttaactttttatttattaaaaacaaaaaccataTATAGATTCCATAATTGATTttgctttctttatttttaaaaaattagttatCAAATAAAAGTgaatttttcaataaaaaaaaaatgaaaaacaaaagacATAAAATAAATGAGTTACCAAACATTAAACCccttaatattttgatttatatttTTACATTAAGAAAACTTATCATCattcttatttattttgaatttttttttctattttatataacaaaaataGATGATAGTGAGAGGATTCTCGCAACATATCATtatttatcactaatagataatgacattttgttatatatttgtaaatacttttttgtcaattttgttgtatttgaaaaaaaaaatcatttatgaGTATAAGGATCAAAATgacattttaatattttttttattaatggAAAAAAGACTTCAGTAGTAAAAAATTAGCGTAACTTAATTGAGATATATGTATTATTTGTGAGAT is drawn from Cucumis melo cultivar AY chromosome 11, USDA_Cmelo_AY_1.0, whole genome shotgun sequence and contains these coding sequences:
- the LOC103499643 gene encoding probable pectinesterase/pectinesterase inhibitor 51 is translated as MVFPRKPTFPISKSTLLFLSMASLSFLSFLSLFFFFFSLSLSSSSSAVRHHHSHSHLPSHFTNNPSDQILHACKSTRFPDQCGSSLSHSSLPPNPSPLQILQSAIALSSDGLTTAQSLVKQILDSSATNLNRTTAAKNCLEVLRNSDYRISLTNDALLRGRTKDARAWLSASLLYHYDCWSALKYANDTQLVDKTMAFLDSLIGLSSNALSMLVAYDIYGNDTAAWTPPRTERDGFWEGGGGGSGLGFSGGFPAKVTADATVCKDGSGGCYGSIQKAVDAAPENAAARRFVIHIKEGVYEEIVRVPLEKKNVVFLGDGMGKTVITGSLNAGQPGISTYNTATLGVLGDGFMASGLTIQNTAGPDAHQAVAFRSDSDLSVIQDCEFIGNQDTLYAHSLRQFYKSCKIQGNVDFIFGNSASIFQDCEILIRPRQLKPEKGENNAITAHGRTDPAQSTGFVFQNCLINGTQEYMSLYYSKPKVHKNFLGRPWKEYSRTVFIHCNLEALVSPSGWMPWSGDFALKTLFYGEFENSGVGSKTSERVGWSSQIPAQHVFSYSVQNFIQGDEWIPSSESSNDQKMLNKKSKDVKLD